A segment of the Sphingobacterium oryzagri genome:
CAATGGATGGCAGCCTGCTATCGTATGAAATAGGCACATAACCTGAATAATACACGCGTTTCATTTGAAACTTCTTATAAAAATATTGCGCGGCAGTAATGATTTGCTTGTCTGATTCGCCACTTGCGCCGATAATTAGTTGTGTACTTTGTCCGGCTGGCGCAAAATGCGGTGTCGAGCGAAACAACTTCTTCTCTTCGCTCGTCTTCACGAGCTGATCTTTTAGATAGACCATCGGCTTAATCATATCTTCCCGCTTTTTTTCAGGTGCCAGCAATTTTAATCCGGCATCGGTAGGTATCTCCAGGTTGATGCTTAACCGATCAGCATACATGCCAGCCTCGTGGATGAGTTCGGGCGATGCCGCGGGAATGGTTTTTAAGTGAATATAGCCGTTAAAATTATGTTCTTGCCGTAATTTTTTTGCAATCAAAACGAGCCGCTCCATGGTGTAATCCGCATCTTTAAAAATGCCAGAGCTTAGAAAAAGTCCTTCGATGTAATTTCTTCGGTAGAAATTCATCGTCAGATCCACGACTTCCTGGACGGTAAATGCTGCACGCTTAATATCGTTGCTCCTACGCGATACGCAATAGGCGCAATCAAAGATACAATGGTTGGTTAGCAAGATTTTCAGCAAAGAAACACAACGCCCGTCTTCCGTATAGGTATGACAAATGCCGGCACCCGTATTGCCTAACCCCTTTTCCTTATTTTTCCTCGTGCTGCCACTAGAACTACAACTCACGTCGTATTTGGCAGCATC
Coding sequences within it:
- a CDS encoding putative DNA modification/repair radical SAM protein → MSERIKEKLEILADAAKYDVSCSSSGSTRKNKEKGLGNTGAGICHTYTEDGRCVSLLKILLTNHCIFDCAYCVSRRSNDIKRAAFTVQEVVDLTMNFYRRNYIEGLFLSSGIFKDADYTMERLVLIAKKLRQEHNFNGYIHLKTIPAASPELIHEAGMYADRLSINLEIPTDAGLKLLAPEKKREDMIKPMVYLKDQLVKTSEEKKLFRSTPHFAPAGQSTQLIIGASGESDKQIITAAQYFYKKFQMKRVYYSGYVPISYDSRLPSIGTDVPTARENRLYQTDWLMRFYGFQAEEIVSDQHPLLDLDIDPKLSWALRHMDRFPIDINKADYQFILRVPGIGVSSAKKIVAARKFGPLNLDSLQKIGVAINRAKYFIVCKGFMQIYADKRADIIKSYILSSSKSKYLGAVNQQLQLF